One part of the Bdellovibrio sp. KM01 genome encodes these proteins:
- a CDS encoding aldo/keto reductase has product MKKRQLGKSGLEVSAIGFGCMGLSFGYANKLSHSDAVKVVQATAEQGVTFFDTAEVYGPYTNEEVVGEALKPIRDKVVIATKFGFKTGAWTELDSRPEHIREVCEASLKRLKTDYIDLFYQHRVDPSVPIEDVAGTVKDLIKEGKVKHFGLSEAGVANIRKAHAVQPVTALQSEYSLWWREPEDQIIPTLEELGIGFVPFSPLGKGFLTGKINADTKFGEGDFRNIVPRFSEENLKANQAFVDLLTSIAKEKNATSGQIALAWILEQKPWIVPIPGTTKVERMKENSAAADIQLSAKELQSIQQGASHLKAQGARYPEHLQKRIDR; this is encoded by the coding sequence ATGAAAAAACGTCAATTAGGAAAAAGCGGATTAGAAGTATCAGCCATTGGTTTTGGCTGTATGGGTTTAAGTTTTGGCTATGCAAATAAGCTAAGCCACAGCGACGCCGTGAAAGTTGTGCAAGCAACAGCAGAGCAAGGCGTTACATTCTTTGATACAGCGGAAGTGTATGGCCCTTATACAAACGAAGAAGTCGTGGGCGAGGCCTTAAAGCCGATTCGCGATAAAGTCGTGATCGCTACTAAGTTCGGTTTTAAAACGGGTGCCTGGACTGAGCTAGATAGTCGTCCCGAACACATTCGGGAAGTCTGTGAAGCATCACTGAAGCGCCTAAAAACCGATTACATCGATTTATTTTATCAGCACAGAGTTGATCCCAGTGTACCTATAGAAGATGTCGCAGGCACCGTTAAAGACCTGATCAAAGAGGGTAAAGTTAAGCACTTTGGCTTGTCTGAAGCTGGCGTCGCGAATATTCGTAAAGCCCACGCAGTTCAACCCGTGACAGCTTTGCAAAGTGAATATTCTTTGTGGTGGAGAGAACCTGAAGATCAAATCATTCCGACTCTTGAAGAGCTGGGAATTGGCTTCGTTCCTTTCAGTCCTTTGGGCAAAGGTTTTCTAACAGGTAAGATTAATGCCGATACAAAATTCGGCGAAGGGGACTTTAGAAATATTGTGCCTCGTTTCAGCGAAGAGAATCTAAAAGCCAATCAAGCATTTGTAGATCTTTTAACTTCGATCGCTAAAGAAAAGAATGCGACCTCAGGTCAGATTGCTTTAGCGTGGATCTTAGAGCAAAAACCTTGGATTGTTCCTATTCCTGGCACAACCAAAGTTGAACGCATGAAAGAAAACTCTGCCGCCGCAGATATCCAACTTTCAGCAAAAGAACTACAAAGTATTCAACAGGGAGCTTCGCACTTAAAGGCTCAAGGCGCGCGGTATCCCGAGCATTTGCAAAAACGTATCGACCGCTAG
- a CDS encoding YaiI/YqxD family protein, with protein MLDIYIDADGCPVKDETYKVAERYQLKVFVVANKYLNVPQGSRVQMIVASTDFDAADDWIVDHAQKGDIVITADILLAERCVKKQVRAIGSKGIEFTEDSIGSAVATRELMQNLRHMGEVRGGPAPMDKKDRSKFLSTLDQVIQQLKRS; from the coding sequence ATGCTAGACATCTATATCGACGCTGACGGTTGCCCTGTAAAAGATGAAACTTATAAAGTGGCCGAGCGCTATCAACTGAAAGTATTCGTTGTTGCGAATAAATATCTGAATGTTCCGCAGGGCTCACGCGTGCAGATGATCGTGGCCTCCACTGATTTTGATGCCGCTGACGACTGGATTGTGGACCACGCCCAAAAAGGCGATATCGTGATCACTGCCGACATTCTGCTTGCCGAACGCTGCGTAAAAAAACAAGTGCGAGCGATCGGTTCAAAAGGTATTGAGTTTACAGAAGATAGCATCGGATCTGCCGTTGCCACTCGCGAGCTTATGCAGAACCTAAGACATATGGGTGAAGTTCGTGGCGGCCCCGCACCAATGGATAAAAAGGACCGCTCGAAGTTTTTGAGCACCTTGGATCAAGTGATCCAACAGTTGAAACGTTCTTAG
- a CDS encoding cation:proton antiporter, with amino-acid sequence MPHLVPSFLTLVIVISVARFFGMLFRKMGQPSVMGEVLGGIILGPSVVGYFFPGFTASVFHPEAMVFLKNIAEVGITLYLFVMGLELDLPRLRQSAKSAVLISQMSILLPFVLGLGLAYQIYSGYAPVGIGPLEFSLFIGVSLSITAFPVLARILADSHLHKTRLGDLALTCAAIDDITAWCLVAVVTGLLGASMGGAGITIILTILYVLMMIFIVRPWVEKFLPRLEKSSERLPQALLAVAVLGAMGSATLTDLIGIHAFFGAFMFGAIIPYDSLIAKDITARLQDFVAILFLPAFFALTGLKTQLGLISGTEHWFLCFTIIALAILGKFGGAFTAAKVSGNSTKESAVLGLLMNTRGLVELIVLNIGLSIGVLTPTLFTMLVIMALVTTFMTGPLLKLVDRR; translated from the coding sequence ATGCCACATTTAGTACCAAGCTTTTTGACTCTGGTGATTGTTATTTCTGTTGCGCGTTTCTTTGGAATGCTCTTCCGCAAAATGGGTCAACCCTCTGTGATGGGCGAGGTTCTGGGTGGAATTATTCTGGGCCCTTCCGTGGTCGGTTACTTTTTTCCAGGATTTACCGCGTCGGTTTTTCATCCGGAGGCCATGGTTTTCTTAAAGAATATCGCTGAAGTCGGCATCACGCTTTATTTGTTCGTGATGGGACTTGAATTGGATTTACCGCGTTTGCGCCAATCTGCCAAATCAGCAGTACTCATTTCACAAATGAGCATCCTTCTGCCCTTTGTTCTTGGGCTGGGGCTCGCCTATCAGATCTATTCTGGATATGCGCCAGTGGGTATCGGTCCGTTGGAGTTTTCACTTTTTATCGGTGTCTCGTTGTCGATCACGGCGTTTCCGGTTTTGGCGCGTATACTCGCTGATTCACACTTGCATAAAACTCGTTTGGGAGATCTGGCCCTTACGTGTGCCGCGATTGATGATATCACGGCATGGTGTTTGGTGGCGGTGGTTACAGGTCTTTTGGGGGCTTCCATGGGCGGAGCCGGCATCACTATTATTTTAACGATCTTATATGTTTTGATGATGATTTTTATAGTTCGCCCTTGGGTCGAAAAATTTTTACCTCGTCTGGAAAAGTCCTCAGAAAGATTGCCTCAGGCATTACTTGCAGTCGCCGTGCTCGGGGCAATGGGTTCAGCGACGTTGACGGATCTTATCGGCATTCACGCCTTCTTTGGTGCGTTCATGTTTGGTGCGATCATTCCGTATGACAGTTTGATTGCGAAAGACATCACAGCTCGTCTGCAAGACTTTGTTGCGATTTTGTTTTTGCCCGCGTTCTTTGCCCTAACGGGTTTAAAAACTCAGCTTGGCCTTATTTCAGGAACAGAGCACTGGTTTTTATGCTTTACAATCATAGCGCTTGCCATTCTTGGAAAATTTGGTGGAGCTTTTACTGCAGCAAAAGTCTCTGGAAACTCCACCAAAGAATCAGCGGTGTTGGGACTGTTGATGAATACCCGGGGCTTGGTCGAGCTGATCGTTTTGAATATTGGTCTTTCCATCGGAGTTTTGACACCGACACTGTTCACGATGCTTGTGATTATGGCGCTCGTCACAACTTTTATGACGGGCCCTTTGTTGAAATTGGTAGATCGCCGCTAA
- a CDS encoding enolase C-terminal domain-like protein has translation MTRELKYAMDEIPFKIKFTHATFEREASSTLWVTLKSNTFEGLGESCPRPYVTGETNDSVAKFFNDPRVQKFADANSPEELSRMISAERTWLDQNPSAFCALELAWWDLYGKIKNQSIESIFPGTLHRQRPSNTMVIGLGTPKKMLKTYLRGLFLGFRDFKIKVSPDSAKELIQFLNHPAVAATKFMKPRIRLDANNSFASFNDLQAVLNQIPFSIWAIEEPFAVDNHQAQADFLENSKSLLILDESFITVAGLEKYQKHFSRICLNVRISKLGGLLRTQEALAFAQKNNILWGLGCQVGETSLLARAGLLILHKNPHRSLFWEGAFSDHLLSYDPFTPKIKLGPWGKISGEAKLKGPGLNLTPLKDHFKKIFE, from the coding sequence ATGACTAGAGAATTAAAATATGCGATGGACGAGATTCCATTTAAAATCAAATTCACTCACGCCACATTTGAGCGCGAAGCTTCGAGCACCTTGTGGGTGACATTGAAATCAAACACCTTTGAAGGCCTGGGAGAATCTTGTCCCCGCCCTTATGTCACGGGTGAAACCAATGACAGCGTTGCGAAGTTCTTTAACGATCCTCGCGTACAAAAATTTGCTGATGCCAACTCCCCAGAAGAATTAAGTCGAATGATTTCGGCGGAGCGCACGTGGCTTGATCAGAATCCCAGCGCATTTTGTGCCCTGGAGCTTGCGTGGTGGGATCTTTACGGCAAAATCAAGAATCAATCTATTGAAAGTATTTTTCCTGGGACGCTTCACCGACAACGGCCCTCTAACACGATGGTCATTGGCTTAGGCACGCCTAAGAAAATGCTTAAAACATATTTACGCGGCTTGTTTTTAGGCTTTCGGGATTTTAAAATCAAAGTCTCCCCGGACTCTGCCAAGGAACTGATTCAGTTTCTGAATCATCCCGCAGTAGCAGCAACAAAGTTTATGAAGCCCCGAATCCGCTTGGATGCGAACAACTCATTTGCTTCGTTTAACGATCTGCAAGCAGTCTTAAATCAAATACCTTTTTCCATTTGGGCGATTGAAGAACCCTTTGCGGTCGACAATCACCAGGCTCAGGCAGATTTCTTAGAAAATTCTAAAAGCCTTTTGATCTTAGATGAATCTTTCATCACGGTCGCCGGACTTGAAAAATATCAAAAACACTTCTCCCGTATTTGCTTAAATGTTCGCATCTCAAAATTGGGTGGGCTGCTTAGAACTCAGGAGGCTTTGGCCTTTGCACAAAAGAACAATATTCTGTGGGGCTTGGGCTGTCAGGTCGGCGAAACGTCACTCCTTGCCCGCGCAGGCCTCTTAATCCTGCATAAGAACCCCCATCGTTCCCTCTTCTGGGAAGGAGCCTTCTCAGATCATCTTTTAAGTTACGATCCTTTCACTCCTAAAATTAAATTGGGACCGTGGGGCAAAATTTCTGGTGAAGCCAAGTTAAAAGGGCCAGGATTAAACCTGACCCCACTTAAAGATCATTTTAAAAAAATTTTTGAGTAG
- a CDS encoding GH3 auxin-responsive promoter family protein — protein sequence MSFLKYAFYPLTIALSFAFFALSSSFIPSLPVRTLLSVAFGSSLIWIAEYWVPFKKEWVGFDKQAKLDGMYLFGVHAFLGRLVEASALAFIIYLQQQGVFPSAAFWPNEWPLIPQVICLIFLSEFFRYWLHRACHEIPFMWSIHAVHHSPLKLYWWNVGRFHPIEKVSQLCFESILFLFLGVSPLAMSVYFIFYSVNGFFQHCNIDIKLGWLNRLISGPELHRFHHSYEIHESNNNYGNKTSIYDQLFGTYYLPDLMGPARYGLQNPNYPQNFIDQMRAPFIKGLDKKGFIRRPEVLQRFFQALIRFSVHRRGSKLQNTYFAAGKNLRQTQEKVLLKILADNGTTEFLSQKNAGAIQSIEDFQKAFPLAEYEAFRPYFEKQDQHSQWGLITPKPLFYTQTSGSTSEPKLIPILSSTLESYRKTQALWLYHAHLMEPRFTEGKFLVFSGQKVEKIQPSGLEVGATTAHIYASLPGWLTNMYVVPYMIYGLEDPTLKYLSILRLVLSQRDITFVVAANPSTLLKLEELVNTHFESLITDLEKGGFSQLHNLPATERAEIAERCTADTERAAELREIKAREGKILLKHLLPNTRLVGCWQGGSCRLAYEKLKKSFAESVQYKDVGYVASEGRMAVPMPHDDGELPSLFEYFFEFQEVDSDGDAKSEILTLDQLQVGKEYLIIITTPAGLYRYHMNDIIAVTALHEKIPLIKFKRKGSGVTSITGEKLYENQFLEAVSLINKKYHLHLEMMMIAHEEKAHYIVFCESDLSRERLQAVEKDLDEALCTQNMEYRAKRESLRLGPCQIHPMKKGFFQEFGHQEITLKNIREAQWKLKALNTFTNFIKILPNWQEWQRHD from the coding sequence ATGAGTTTTCTAAAATATGCATTTTATCCACTCACTATCGCGCTATCCTTTGCCTTTTTTGCGCTGTCATCCTCCTTTATTCCTTCTCTTCCCGTCAGAACTTTACTGAGTGTCGCATTTGGTTCATCACTTATTTGGATTGCCGAATACTGGGTGCCTTTTAAAAAAGAATGGGTGGGTTTCGATAAGCAGGCAAAGCTTGATGGCATGTACCTATTTGGTGTGCACGCATTTCTGGGCCGCTTGGTTGAAGCGAGTGCATTAGCCTTTATAATTTACCTTCAACAGCAAGGTGTATTTCCCTCAGCTGCTTTTTGGCCGAATGAGTGGCCCTTGATCCCACAAGTGATTTGCCTGATCTTCCTAAGCGAGTTTTTCCGCTATTGGTTGCACCGGGCCTGTCATGAAATTCCCTTTATGTGGAGTATTCATGCGGTCCATCACAGCCCACTTAAACTTTATTGGTGGAATGTCGGTCGTTTTCATCCGATTGAAAAAGTCTCGCAGCTTTGTTTTGAATCGATCTTGTTCCTGTTTTTAGGCGTCAGTCCCCTTGCCATGTCGGTTTACTTCATTTTTTATTCGGTGAATGGATTCTTCCAGCACTGTAACATCGATATCAAGCTTGGCTGGCTAAATCGCCTGATTTCGGGACCAGAGCTTCATCGCTTTCATCATTCTTACGAAATCCATGAGTCAAACAATAACTATGGCAATAAAACCAGTATTTATGATCAACTCTTTGGAACTTACTATTTACCAGATCTAATGGGACCGGCGCGCTATGGGTTGCAAAACCCGAACTACCCGCAAAATTTTATCGATCAAATGCGCGCGCCCTTTATCAAAGGCTTGGATAAAAAAGGATTCATTCGACGTCCGGAAGTCTTGCAGAGATTCTTTCAAGCGTTGATTAGATTTTCAGTTCACCGTCGCGGCAGTAAACTGCAAAATACATATTTCGCTGCAGGAAAAAACCTGCGCCAAACTCAAGAGAAGGTTCTTTTAAAGATTCTTGCCGATAACGGAACGACGGAATTTCTATCTCAGAAAAACGCTGGAGCGATCCAATCGATTGAGGATTTTCAGAAAGCCTTTCCGTTAGCTGAGTACGAGGCCTTCCGTCCTTACTTTGAAAAACAAGATCAACACAGTCAGTGGGGATTGATCACTCCCAAGCCCCTGTTTTATACGCAGACCAGTGGCTCCACGAGCGAACCAAAACTCATTCCGATTCTTAGTTCCACTCTGGAAAGTTATCGTAAAACGCAGGCCCTGTGGCTGTACCATGCTCATCTGATGGAGCCGCGATTTACCGAAGGTAAGTTCCTGGTGTTCTCGGGACAAAAGGTAGAAAAGATTCAGCCCTCCGGATTAGAAGTTGGTGCTACGACCGCGCATATCTATGCAAGCCTTCCCGGCTGGCTTACGAATATGTATGTCGTGCCTTATATGATTTATGGATTGGAAGATCCGACTTTAAAATATCTAAGCATCTTACGCTTGGTTTTAAGCCAGCGAGATATCACTTTTGTTGTTGCGGCAAACCCTTCCACTCTTTTAAAGCTTGAAGAGTTGGTAAACACTCACTTTGAATCATTGATCACTGACTTGGAAAAAGGTGGCTTCTCGCAGTTACATAATCTCCCTGCCACAGAACGAGCAGAAATAGCTGAACGCTGCACGGCGGATACCGAACGCGCTGCCGAGCTTCGTGAGATCAAAGCCCGCGAAGGAAAAATTCTGCTGAAGCATCTTTTGCCCAACACTCGCTTGGTCGGATGCTGGCAAGGTGGTAGCTGCAGATTAGCTTATGAAAAACTAAAAAAGAGTTTTGCTGAATCCGTACAGTACAAAGATGTGGGATATGTCGCCTCCGAGGGCCGCATGGCTGTGCCGATGCCCCATGATGACGGCGAACTGCCTTCACTCTTTGAATATTTCTTCGAGTTTCAAGAGGTCGACTCCGATGGCGATGCGAAGTCCGAAATCTTAACTCTGGATCAACTGCAGGTCGGAAAAGAATATCTGATTATCATCACCACACCGGCAGGCCTATATCGTTATCATATGAATGACATCATTGCCGTCACGGCCCTGCATGAAAAAATTCCTTTGATCAAATTTAAGCGCAAAGGTTCAGGGGTTACGAGTATTACCGGTGAAAAACTTTACGAGAATCAGTTTTTAGAAGCGGTCTCCTTGATCAATAAAAAGTATCATCTGCATTTAGAAATGATGATGATCGCCCATGAGGAAAAAGCCCACTATATCGTATTCTGCGAATCCGATCTTAGCCGCGAGCGCTTGCAGGCCGTCGAAAAGGATTTAGATGAGGCGTTGTGCACCCAGAATATGGAATATCGGGCGAAAAGAGAATCGTTGCGATTGGGCCCTTGCCAAATTCACCCAATGAAAAAAGGCTTTTTTCAGGAATTCGGTCACCAAGAAATCACTTTGAAGAACATCCGCGAAGCGCAGTGGAAATTAAAGGCCTTAAACACCTTTACAAACTTCATCAAGATCCTGCCGAACTGGCAAGAGTGGCAGCGCCATGACTAG